In one window of Methanoculleus thermophilus DNA:
- a CDS encoding DUF63 family protein, producing the protein MIREFIYKYYIDPIRYGEAYTLVDTLTYALILIAAVYLVYRGLRRYKIAVDDELVLATLPFVVLGGLLRVVEDTGMITSDLRFLLITPLIFFVIFVIAVVALFAGKFAENAGLISRYSWFYGGAGVVACLAAGAALIWFGLTETQIALNVLAVILTLAAVTSLALWAFLVYVLKWDYASNILYKLLIFGHMLDASATSYGIDLHPIHYVEQHVVGSNLIEITGTAFSMFLLKIAVLIPAIYVLELYRREGNPDLWHLILLAMIVVGMAPGIRDLVRMVLYV; encoded by the coding sequence ATGATTAGGGAGTTCATCTACAAATATTACATAGATCCCATTCGCTACGGTGAGGCGTATACCCTCGTCGATACATTGACCTATGCCCTGATCCTCATTGCAGCCGTCTATCTCGTTTATCGGGGGCTCCGGCGGTACAAGATTGCCGTCGACGACGAACTGGTGCTTGCGACCCTGCCGTTTGTTGTCCTGGGCGGGCTTCTTAGGGTTGTTGAGGATACCGGGATGATCACGTCCGATCTACGGTTTCTCCTGATCACGCCCCTGATCTTCTTTGTGATCTTTGTGATTGCGGTGGTGGCTCTCTTTGCGGGAAAGTTTGCTGAGAATGCCGGGTTGATCTCCCGCTACAGCTGGTTCTACGGTGGGGCAGGGGTCGTCGCCTGCCTCGCCGCCGGTGCGGCCCTGATCTGGTTCGGCCTTACTGAGACGCAAATCGCGCTTAATGTACTCGCTGTCATCCTCACTCTTGCCGCCGTAACGTCGCTTGCGCTCTGGGCGTTTCTGGTCTATGTGCTCAAGTGGGATTATGCCTCGAATATTCTCTATAAACTTCTCATCTTCGGGCACATGCTGGATGCGAGCGCAACAAGTTACGGGATCGACCTGCATCCCATCCACTATGTTGAGCAGCATGTCGTGGGCTCGAACCTGATTGAGATTACCGGCACCGCATTCTCGATGTTTCTCCTCAAGATCGCGGTACTCATCCCTGCGATATACGTCCTTGAGTTGTATCGGCGGGAAGGAAATCCCGATCTCTGGCACCTCATCCTGCTTGCGATGATCGTCGTCGGCATGGCCCCGGGGATCCGGGATCTGGTGCGGATGGTGCTCTATGTCTGA
- a CDS encoding DUF362 domain-containing protein encodes MASPAASQVYIIDASDRDHAIETLWRETGSPMLRGKTVAVKANFNSDDPFPATTHPDTLEAIFRQIRNAGARSIMLGERSGMGETRTVLKNRGIIDLAERAGAEVVVLDVLESDGWKAVPPDGLHWKRGFLIARTFSEADAVVQTCCLKTHRFGGHVSLSLKNLVGTVAERDPRDGYNYMAELHSSPHQRRMIAEISRFCPCDVAIMDATQGFSTGGPERGDVIAPNVILASTDRVALDAAGIALLRLYNSTPEVMEGRIFEMETIARAAELGLGVRSAEDLRLVALDSESKELVLDMRRILDESA; translated from the coding sequence ATGGCATCCCCAGCAGCATCTCAAGTCTATATCATCGATGCATCGGATCGCGATCACGCCATCGAGACCCTCTGGCGCGAGACTGGTTCCCCAATGCTACGCGGAAAGACTGTTGCTGTCAAGGCGAACTTCAATAGTGATGACCCGTTCCCTGCAACGACCCATCCTGATACGCTGGAGGCGATCTTTAGGCAGATCAGGAACGCAGGTGCCCGGTCGATCATGCTGGGGGAGCGGAGCGGGATGGGAGAGACAAGAACCGTCTTGAAGAATCGGGGGATCATCGATCTCGCGGAGCGGGCTGGAGCGGAGGTGGTGGTGCTCGACGTTCTCGAATCCGACGGCTGGAAGGCTGTGCCGCCAGATGGTCTCCATTGGAAGCGGGGATTTCTGATCGCCCGGACCTTCTCTGAAGCGGATGCGGTGGTCCAAACCTGCTGCTTGAAGACTCACCGATTTGGGGGCCACGTCTCCCTCTCGCTCAAGAACCTGGTGGGGACCGTGGCGGAACGGGACCCTAGAGACGGTTACAACTACATGGCGGAACTGCACTCCTCGCCGCACCAGCGCCGGATGATCGCCGAGATCAGCCGGTTCTGCCCCTGTGATGTCGCCATCATGGATGCAACGCAAGGTTTCTCGACCGGTGGGCCAGAGCGGGGCGACGTCATTGCGCCGAACGTCATCCTTGCCAGCACCGACCGTGTCGCCCTTGATGCTGCCGGGATCGCCTTGCTCCGTCTTTACAACTCGACGCCGGAGGTGATGGAGGGCCGGATCTTTGAAATGGAGACCATCGCCCGCGCTGCCGAGCTCGGTCTCGGCGTCCGGTCGGCGGAGGACCTCCGGCTTGTCGCGCTCGACTCGGAGAGCAAAGAGCTCGTCCTCGATATGCGGAGGATTCTGGACGAGTCCGCCTGA
- a CDS encoding manganese efflux pump MntP, whose protein sequence is MEFVTVLLIAAGLAMDAFAVSISGGTTVREDRVRWALIIGGLFGGFQAAMPVLGWLGGVNLASFVGAYAPWIAFILLALIGGRMVIEAVLEKGESVQFTTGGIATLLLLAIATSIDALAVGITFAVLDTPILWPVVTIGLVTFALSAAGVLVGSSFGRIFGRKVEILGGVILIGIGLRILLDHLLF, encoded by the coding sequence ATGGAATTTGTGACGGTCCTCCTCATAGCAGCCGGGCTTGCAATGGACGCGTTTGCCGTCTCGATCAGCGGAGGCACCACTGTTCGGGAAGACCGGGTCCGGTGGGCTCTCATTATCGGAGGACTCTTCGGTGGGTTTCAGGCCGCGATGCCGGTGCTTGGCTGGCTCGGCGGGGTGAACCTCGCCTCGTTTGTCGGGGCATACGCTCCCTGGATCGCCTTCATCCTGCTTGCCCTGATCGGCGGGCGGATGGTCATCGAGGCGGTGCTGGAGAAGGGCGAAAGCGTTCAGTTTACCACAGGAGGCATCGCGACGCTTCTACTGCTCGCCATCGCAACGAGCATCGACGCCCTCGCCGTCGGCATCACATTTGCCGTTCTCGATACCCCAATACTCTGGCCCGTGGTCACGATCGGTCTTGTAACCTTTGCTCTCTCCGCCGCCGGCGTGCTCGTGGGAAGTTCGTTCGGCCGGATCTTCGGAAGGAAGGTCGAGATCCTCGGTGGGGTGATCCTTATCGGGATCGGTCTCCGGATCCTGCTCGACCATCTCCTCTTCTAA
- a CDS encoding tRNA uridine(34) 5-carboxymethylaminomethyl modification radical SAM/GNAT enzyme Elp3, which translates to MNDTDISREIISRILSAGPGPVDVQKIKLDVCREYSANMPKSSAILAAATPEERKVLRPLLLVKPTRTLSGVAPVAVMTSPHPCPHGKCLPCPGGPEHPFASPQSYTGEEPAALRAREHEYDPYKQVQARLGQFEALGHHVDKAEMIVMGGTMTARPLEYQEWFVGAAVQAMNDYPRVGMAPALPDLEAIFAANESARVRCVATTFETRPDWCRKEHINRMLRMGVTKVELGVQHLDDRILEYNRRGHAVADSVEANCLLRDAGLKVGFHVMPNLPGASMEDDRRMFQELFADPRFRPDFLKIYPTLVTPGSEIEALWERGEYRPYTEEELIDLVAYAKSLLPEYVRLQRIQRDIPAKLIVAGSRHSNFRQLAGARLREQGLRCRCIRCREVGRTPAPEEVAISTYTYQACGGEERFIQAGSVDTLVGFARLRFPYRPFREELADAALLRELHVYGSMVPLSTPATARDWQHRSYGSELLSETEEEARDHGYRRLAVMSGVGVRPYYRKQGYERVGPYMIKTLP; encoded by the coding sequence ATGAACGATACCGATATCTCCCGGGAGATCATCTCCCGCATCCTTTCTGCCGGGCCCGGCCCTGTTGATGTCCAGAAGATCAAACTCGACGTCTGCAGGGAGTATAGCGCCAATATGCCCAAGAGTTCCGCAATTCTTGCCGCCGCGACACCAGAGGAACGCAAAGTGCTCCGGCCGCTCCTCCTCGTCAAACCCACGCGGACCCTCTCGGGGGTGGCGCCGGTCGCGGTGATGACCTCCCCGCACCCATGCCCCCATGGGAAGTGTCTCCCCTGCCCCGGCGGACCGGAACACCCCTTTGCTTCTCCCCAGAGTTACACAGGTGAGGAGCCGGCGGCGCTCCGCGCCCGGGAGCACGAGTATGATCCCTACAAGCAGGTCCAGGCTCGACTTGGACAGTTCGAGGCGCTCGGGCACCACGTCGACAAGGCGGAGATGATCGTGATGGGCGGAACGATGACCGCCCGACCTCTCGAGTACCAGGAGTGGTTCGTCGGGGCCGCCGTGCAGGCGATGAACGATTACCCCCGGGTCGGGATGGCGCCGGCCTTGCCCGACCTGGAGGCGATATTTGCCGCAAACGAGTCAGCGCGAGTCAGGTGCGTCGCGACAACCTTCGAGACAAGGCCGGACTGGTGCCGAAAGGAGCATATCAACCGGATGCTTAGGATGGGCGTGACCAAGGTGGAACTTGGCGTCCAGCACCTGGACGACCGGATCCTCGAGTACAACCGCCGGGGCCACGCGGTCGCGGACTCTGTCGAGGCAAACTGCCTCCTTCGGGATGCCGGGTTGAAGGTAGGGTTCCACGTGATGCCGAACCTCCCCGGCGCGAGTATGGAGGACGACCGGCGGATGTTTCAGGAGCTCTTCGCTGATCCGCGGTTCCGGCCGGACTTCTTAAAGATCTACCCGACCCTGGTTACTCCGGGATCCGAGATCGAGGCCCTCTGGGAGCGGGGGGAGTACCGGCCCTACACCGAGGAGGAGCTGATCGATCTTGTCGCCTACGCAAAATCTCTCCTCCCGGAGTACGTCCGCCTCCAGCGAATCCAGCGGGACATTCCGGCAAAACTGATCGTCGCGGGCTCGCGGCACAGCAACTTCCGCCAGCTTGCAGGGGCGCGGCTCCGGGAGCAGGGGCTCCGCTGCCGGTGCATCCGGTGCCGCGAGGTGGGCAGAACGCCTGCGCCGGAGGAAGTCGCGATCTCGACCTACACCTACCAGGCCTGCGGTGGGGAGGAGCGGTTCATCCAGGCGGGTTCGGTAGACACCCTCGTCGGGTTCGCCCGACTCCGGTTCCCATACCGGCCATTCCGCGAGGAGCTCGCTGATGCAGCACTCCTGCGCGAGCTCCATGTCTACGGGAGCATGGTCCCCTTGAGCACCCCGGCGACCGCCAGAGATTGGCAGCACCGCAGTTACGGCAGCGAACTCCTCTCCGAGACGGAAGAGGAGGCTCGCGATCACGGCTATCGGCGGCTCGCGGTGATGAGCGGTGTCGGGGTGCGGCCCTACTACAGGAAACAGGGATATGAACGAGTGGGCCCATATATGATCAAGACGCTTCCATGA
- a CDS encoding stage II sporulation protein M, producing the protein MSEVFPLRATILAAVFFAVSVGLGAVTVVSDPAVGEELMALFAEQVAGQILSDSPAILAWNLFLNNLSTCLLLFLGGASFGVVTLLILSVNGLLIGAVTELVREQQGLAFIAAALVPHGIFEIPAFLIAGGLGLLLGQELLAEWRGGGDAAARAANLSRLFLRIVVPLLAVAAVVEAFITPAILSMIA; encoded by the coding sequence ATGTCTGAAGTGTTCCCTCTCCGGGCCACGATCCTTGCGGCCGTCTTCTTTGCCGTCTCGGTAGGTCTAGGAGCCGTCACCGTGGTCAGCGATCCGGCGGTCGGCGAAGAACTTATGGCCCTCTTTGCCGAGCAGGTGGCAGGTCAGATCCTATCGGACTCTCCGGCAATCCTTGCCTGGAACCTGTTCTTGAATAACCTCTCCACCTGTCTCCTCCTCTTCCTCGGCGGAGCTTCGTTTGGTGTGGTTACGTTGCTGATCCTCTCGGTCAACGGTCTCCTGATCGGTGCGGTGACCGAACTTGTGCGCGAGCAGCAGGGTCTTGCCTTCATCGCGGCGGCGCTTGTGCCGCATGGCATCTTTGAGATCCCCGCCTTCCTCATAGCGGGTGGCCTCGGTCTCCTCCTCGGGCAGGAACTCCTCGCGGAGTGGCGGGGTGGTGGTGATGCCGCCGCCCGGGCAGCGAATCTTTCCCGCCTATTCCTCCGGATCGTCGTCCCGCTTCTTGCGGTTGCAGCGGTCGTGGAGGCATTTATTACGCCGGCAATCCTAAGTATGATCGCTTAA
- the proS gene encoding proline--tRNA ligase, whose protein sequence is MEESTGALPRKDDFSQWYNEILWRAEIMDVRYPVKGLYVWYPYGFGIRKRAYGILRDLMDRDHEETLFPLLIPKTEFMKEAEHIKGFEDEVYWVTHGGTSELDVPLALRPTSETAIYPMYSLWIRSHTDLPLKLYQIVNTFRYETKHTRPLIRLREITSFKEAHTVHATREEAEEQVEAALALYKEFYDALCVPVILSRRPSWDKFPGADYTVAVDTIMPDGKTLQIGTVHMLGDHFSRTYDITYEDANGDQQYAYQTCYGISERSIAAVISVHGDDKGLVLPSAVAPIEVVIVPVIVGTRRDEVLSAAAELESELKGAGFTVKLDDRDMRPGAKYYHWEMRGVPLRLEIGPRDIDSNTVVAVTRTGRKVKLDRRGVVEGISSIFAEFRGELFEAAKQAMADRITVVATLEEAASAVKSGVAVAHWCGSQECAEKIEAATDASILGSDIRSDLVTVSDGPCIACGGKGTSTLIARTY, encoded by the coding sequence ATGGAAGAATCTACAGGCGCACTCCCCCGGAAAGATGATTTTTCCCAGTGGTATAATGAGATCCTCTGGCGAGCTGAGATCATGGACGTCCGCTACCCGGTCAAGGGGCTGTACGTCTGGTATCCCTATGGGTTCGGCATACGGAAGCGTGCATATGGCATACTCCGCGACCTGATGGATCGCGATCATGAAGAGACGCTCTTCCCTCTCCTGATCCCCAAGACCGAGTTCATGAAGGAGGCCGAGCACATCAAGGGCTTCGAGGACGAGGTCTACTGGGTCACTCACGGCGGCACGAGCGAGCTCGATGTGCCGCTTGCCCTCCGGCCGACGAGCGAGACCGCAATCTACCCGATGTACTCCCTCTGGATCCGGTCGCACACGGACCTGCCGTTGAAACTCTATCAGATCGTCAATACGTTCCGTTACGAGACGAAGCATACCCGTCCGCTCATCCGTCTCCGGGAGATCACATCTTTTAAGGAGGCACATACCGTCCATGCAACCCGCGAGGAGGCCGAAGAACAGGTCGAAGCCGCTCTTGCCCTCTACAAGGAGTTTTACGACGCTCTCTGCGTCCCGGTGATCCTCTCCCGCCGTCCGAGCTGGGACAAGTTCCCGGGTGCCGACTACACCGTCGCGGTCGATACCATCATGCCTGACGGCAAGACGCTCCAGATCGGCACGGTGCACATGCTCGGCGATCACTTCTCCCGCACCTACGATATCACCTACGAGGATGCAAACGGAGACCAGCAGTACGCCTATCAGACCTGCTACGGGATATCCGAGCGGTCGATTGCCGCCGTGATCAGCGTCCACGGTGATGACAAAGGGCTCGTCCTGCCGTCGGCGGTCGCCCCGATCGAGGTCGTCATCGTCCCGGTCATCGTCGGGACGCGGCGCGATGAGGTGCTCTCGGCCGCTGCAGAGCTTGAATCGGAACTCAAAGGCGCCGGATTCACCGTGAAACTGGACGACCGGGATATGCGCCCGGGAGCGAAGTACTACCACTGGGAGATGCGTGGTGTACCGCTCCGACTCGAGATCGGGCCGCGGGATATCGACTCGAACACGGTCGTTGCCGTCACGCGCACGGGGCGGAAGGTCAAACTCGATCGTCGGGGCGTTGTTGAAGGGATCTCCTCGATCTTTGCAGAATTTAGAGGAGAACTCTTCGAGGCTGCAAAGCAGGCGATGGCCGACCGGATCACCGTCGTCGCGACCCTCGAGGAGGCCGCCAGTGCGGTGAAAAGCGGCGTTGCGGTCGCTCACTGGTGCGGCTCACAGGAGTGTGCAGAAAAGATTGAGGCGGCGACGGATGCGAGCATCCTCGGGTCCGATATCCGGTCGGACCTGGTCACCGTCTCGGACGGCCCATGCATCGCCTGTGGCGGCAAAGGCACGTCAACTCTGATTGCGCGGACTTACTGA
- a CDS encoding ADP-ribosylglycohydrolase family protein, whose amino-acid sequence MHKPRALGAFIGLAIGDALGAPLEGLPPRPIAVTEMEGGGIHDTLPGEYTDDTLQATALAESLVECGEFDPDDFARRLVLVYRAHPKFFGPTSGAVLDLIERGVAPEDAARRVHEARGGSRSNGSVMRGIPIGIFYPPEEVWEVSLAASRVTHHDSTAGEASAFVNRMVSGMCRGETADTAFSRALDLSRDPELRGLLEDYRAHAPEPSLDAVICTHCAVRIFMEASSFRDAVVWAVNLGGDADTVGAIVGGLAGAHFGIESIPASWLSALRDRKDLLSLAQRLFAESRP is encoded by the coding sequence ATGCACAAGCCGCGCGCACTTGGGGCGTTCATAGGGCTTGCAATCGGCGATGCTCTAGGCGCGCCCCTGGAAGGCCTTCCCCCGCGTCCGATTGCCGTAACGGAGATGGAGGGAGGCGGAATTCATGACACCCTTCCGGGGGAGTATACCGACGATACCCTGCAGGCCACAGCCCTGGCAGAGAGCCTTGTCGAGTGTGGGGAGTTCGATCCCGATGACTTTGCCCGACGCCTGGTTTTGGTATACCGCGCCCATCCGAAGTTCTTTGGGCCGACGTCAGGAGCCGTCCTCGACTTGATCGAGAGGGGGGTCGCCCCGGAGGATGCCGCAAGGAGGGTGCATGAGGCACGCGGGGGGAGCAGGAGCAACGGAAGCGTAATGCGCGGGATCCCGATCGGCATCTTCTACCCGCCAGAGGAGGTATGGGAGGTGAGCCTTGCCGCGTCCCGCGTCACCCACCACGACTCGACCGCCGGTGAGGCCTCGGCATTCGTCAACCGGATGGTCAGCGGGATGTGCCGGGGAGAGACGGCCGATACGGCATTCAGCCGGGCCCTCGATCTCTCTAGAGATCCGGAACTCAGGGGACTGCTCGAGGATTACCGGGCCCACGCGCCCGAGCCATCGCTTGATGCCGTCATCTGCACTCACTGCGCCGTTAGGATCTTTATGGAGGCGTCGTCTTTTCGCGATGCGGTCGTTTGGGCGGTCAACCTCGGTGGCGACGCCGATACCGTCGGCGCGATCGTCGGCGGCCTTGCCGGGGCGCACTTCGGGATCGAGTCAATCCCGGCGTCGTGGCTCTCGGCGCTCCGTGACCGAAAAGACCTTCTTAGCCTTGCACAGCGGCTCTTTGCAGAGAGCAGACCGTAA
- a CDS encoding agmatine deiminase family protein, with protein sequence MSTLTIGLIQTAVGMDPDRNLAHTLDMARTAIARGARILCLQELFRVPYFPQYEDADASDYAETIPGPSTDAFSALAREHNVVVIVPVYERTASGEHYNTAVVIDADGRLLLPAYRKVHIPYDPLFYEKTYFRPGDRYRVYDTQYGRIAVLICYDQWFPEAARAVALQGAEIIFYPTAIGRIAGEEPPEGDWRDAWETVQRGHAIANSVHVAAVNRVGTEGDLQFFGSSFVADAFGNVLARASETSEEVIVVEVDLAENETIRDGWGFFRNRRPETYRPLTRRLPPGKTPVSLGYRMPAEWEPHDAVWLSWPHDRETFPDLASVERTYIEIIAALRGSETINLLVTSEAMRTRVEAMLEEVGLDTRGIRFHIVDYADVWFRDYGPTFVLNQKSKSLAMVDWTFNAWGEKYQELMEDTRIPLIMNRELDLPVFTPGIVLEGGAIDVNGCGTVLTTESCLLNPNRNPHLSREEIEAYLEAYLGAGNVIWLKQGIAGDDTDGHIDDIARFVGPTTVVCALEENEDDENYAILQENYEILTASTDQDGNPLTVIPLPMPGRVGGAKRLPASYANFYIGNRVVLVPVFKHPNDEIAIARLRQVFPDREVVGIDCTAMVAGLGAIHCISQQQPSVVPSLTCSGAESASRGE encoded by the coding sequence ATGAGCACACTGACGATCGGCCTTATCCAGACGGCGGTGGGGATGGACCCCGACCGCAACCTGGCTCACACACTTGATATGGCGAGAACGGCGATCGCCAGGGGCGCCCGGATTCTCTGCCTGCAGGAACTCTTCCGGGTCCCCTATTTCCCGCAGTACGAGGATGCAGACGCCTCGGACTACGCGGAGACCATACCGGGTCCTTCGACCGATGCGTTCTCGGCGCTTGCCCGGGAGCATAACGTGGTGGTCATCGTGCCGGTCTACGAACGGACCGCGTCCGGCGAGCATTACAACACCGCGGTGGTGATCGATGCCGACGGGCGGCTCCTCCTCCCGGCCTACCGGAAGGTGCATATCCCCTACGATCCCCTCTTCTACGAAAAGACCTACTTCCGGCCTGGAGACCGATATCGAGTTTATGATACTCAATACGGCCGGATTGCCGTGCTCATCTGCTATGACCAATGGTTCCCGGAGGCCGCAAGAGCTGTCGCGCTGCAGGGTGCGGAGATCATCTTCTACCCGACCGCCATCGGCAGGATTGCCGGGGAGGAGCCACCTGAAGGCGACTGGCGTGATGCGTGGGAGACGGTTCAGCGGGGCCATGCGATAGCAAACAGTGTTCACGTCGCTGCCGTCAACCGGGTGGGCACTGAAGGGGATCTCCAGTTCTTCGGGAGTTCCTTTGTTGCCGATGCGTTCGGGAACGTCCTTGCCCGGGCAAGCGAGACCTCCGAGGAGGTCATTGTCGTGGAGGTCGACCTCGCGGAGAACGAGACCATCCGGGATGGCTGGGGTTTCTTCCGGAACCGGCGGCCGGAGACCTACCGGCCGCTTACCCGCCGGCTCCCCCCGGGGAAGACCCCTGTGAGTTTAGGCTACCGCATGCCGGCGGAATGGGAGCCGCACGATGCCGTCTGGCTCTCCTGGCCCCATGACCGGGAGACGTTTCCCGATCTTGCCAGCGTAGAGCGGACCTACATCGAGATCATCGCGGCTCTGCGCGGGTCCGAGACCATCAACCTCCTCGTCACGAGCGAAGCGATGCGCACCCGGGTTGAGGCGATGCTTGAGGAGGTAGGCCTCGATACACGGGGCATCAGGTTCCACATTGTAGATTATGCCGACGTCTGGTTCCGGGACTACGGGCCGACGTTCGTCCTCAATCAAAAGAGTAAGAGCCTTGCGATGGTGGACTGGACCTTCAACGCCTGGGGGGAGAAGTACCAGGAACTTATGGAGGATACCCGGATCCCGCTCATCATGAACCGCGAACTGGATCTTCCCGTCTTCACCCCCGGTATTGTTCTTGAGGGGGGAGCGATCGATGTGAACGGGTGCGGCACGGTGCTCACGACGGAGTCCTGCCTCTTAAACCCGAACAGGAACCCGCACCTCTCCAGGGAGGAGATCGAGGCCTACCTGGAGGCCTACCTCGGCGCAGGAAACGTCATCTGGCTAAAGCAGGGGATCGCCGGCGACGACACCGACGGCCATATCGACGATATCGCCCGGTTCGTGGGGCCGACGACCGTCGTCTGCGCCCTAGAGGAGAACGAGGACGACGAGAACTACGCGATCCTGCAGGAGAATTATGAGATCCTTACGGCGTCGACCGACCAGGACGGGAACCCTCTGACAGTCATCCCGCTCCCGATGCCGGGAAGGGTCGGGGGCGCGAAGCGGTTGCCGGCAAGTTACGCGAACTTCTACATTGGAAACCGTGTCGTGCTGGTGCCGGTCTTTAAGCATCCAAACGACGAGATTGCCATAGCCCGACTCAGGCAGGTCTTCCCCGACCGTGAGGTCGTCGGGATCGACTGCACGGCGATGGTTGCTGGTCTTGGCGCGATCCACTGCATCAGCCAGCAGCAGCCGTCGGTCGTGCCGTCCCTCACCTGCTCGGGGGCAGAAAGCGCATCACGAGGGGAATGA
- a CDS encoding UPF0058 family protein, with translation MQKEELLHLHMLLVHIKKYYESTTGEVIPTDQYDALHISPVHIHKNKVSHKKAILTLGKEIVQHIRTHHNPYIEYHADFQSEQIATEH, from the coding sequence GTGCAAAAAGAAGAGCTGCTCCACTTACACATGCTGCTAGTTCACATTAAAAAGTATTATGAAAGCACAACCGGGGAAGTGATTCCGACCGATCAGTACGACGCTCTCCACATCTCACCCGTCCATATCCATAAGAATAAAGTCTCACATAAAAAGGCTATTCTCACGTTGGGAAAAGAGATCGTCCAGCACATTAGAACTCATCACAACCCATACATCGAATACCACGCCGATTTTCAGTCCGAACAGATTGCAACCGAACATTAG
- a CDS encoding NAD(P)-dependent glycerol-1-phosphate dehydrogenase, whose protein sequence is MSADRINLLRTKVFDKSKWMQLPRDVVIGHGVIEQLPAICEDLDLGDSVLIISGDQTKDVAGKRVEALLSGSYDTTIFTTSGTDYLDTIKKAEAASAEVGFVIGVGGGRVIDTAKIASYNTDRHFISVPTAASHDGIASSRASVPTADGNVSLSAEPPIAVVADTEIIASAPHRLLASGCADIMANCTAVLDWELAHRLRGEQLSEYALTLSRMTAEILFKNADLIKPHSEESAWIVTKALVSSGVAMSIAGSSRPGSGGEHKFSHALDKLAPGKGLHGEKCGIGAIITMYLHGGDWEGIRDSLRKIGAPTTPAEIGIDDETAVEALLAARTIRPERFTILDMGLTQESARELVKMLYRE, encoded by the coding sequence ATGAGCGCAGACCGGATAAACCTACTCAGAACCAAGGTTTTTGACAAGTCCAAGTGGATGCAGCTCCCTCGGGACGTCGTCATCGGACACGGCGTCATCGAGCAGCTCCCGGCCATCTGCGAAGACCTTGATCTCGGTGACTCTGTGCTCATCATATCCGGGGATCAGACCAAAGATGTCGCCGGAAAGAGAGTCGAGGCGCTCCTTTCCGGGTCGTATGATACCACTATATTTACTACAAGCGGCACCGACTACCTCGATACGATCAAGAAGGCCGAGGCGGCATCGGCCGAGGTCGGGTTTGTCATCGGCGTCGGCGGGGGCCGGGTCATCGATACGGCAAAGATCGCCTCCTACAACACCGACCGCCACTTCATCAGCGTACCCACCGCCGCTTCTCACGACGGCATCGCCTCGTCAAGGGCCTCGGTCCCGACCGCCGACGGGAATGTCTCGCTCTCCGCCGAACCCCCCATCGCGGTCGTTGCCGATACCGAGATCATCGCATCGGCACCCCACCGCCTGCTGGCATCGGGGTGTGCAGATATCATGGCAAACTGCACCGCGGTCCTCGACTGGGAACTCGCCCACCGCCTCCGGGGCGAACAGCTCTCCGAATACGCGCTGACCCTCTCGCGGATGACCGCCGAGATCCTCTTTAAGAATGCCGACCTCATTAAACCCCATTCCGAGGAGAGCGCCTGGATCGTGACGAAGGCGCTGGTCTCGTCCGGGGTTGCGATGAGCATCGCGGGGTCGTCCCGCCCCGGCAGCGGCGGAGAGCACAAGTTCTCCCACGCGCTGGATAAACTCGCACCTGGAAAGGGCCTCCACGGCGAGAAATGCGGAATCGGGGCGATCATCACGATGTACCTCCATGGCGGCGACTGGGAGGGTATCCGCGACTCCCTGCGAAAGATCGGCGCACCGACCACCCCGGCCGAGATCGGGATCGATGACGAGACGGCAGTAGAAGCGCTGCTTGCCGCCCGGACGATCCGTCCGGAGCGGTTCACGATACTGGATATGGGGCTGACGCAAGAATCGGCACGCGAACTCGTGAAGATGCTCTACCGGGAGTGA
- a CDS encoding UPF0179 family protein — MANEKTKVTLIGAALAKQGLEFVYEGTTCPECENCKVSKVCHNLQPGKKYRIMGIRSNTRHECPVHHEAAVAVDVAEAPVVALISADMAIANSQVRYESSCSRTDCRSYSLCHPDGIIEKGKYIVGEVLGNAPEICERGRSLKLVELRPV, encoded by the coding sequence ATGGCAAACGAGAAGACAAAAGTGACCCTCATCGGCGCAGCACTCGCAAAGCAAGGGCTTGAATTCGTATACGAAGGCACCACGTGCCCGGAATGTGAAAACTGCAAGGTGAGCAAGGTCTGCCATAACCTGCAACCCGGGAAGAAGTATCGGATCATGGGGATCCGCTCAAATACCCGACACGAGTGTCCGGTCCACCACGAAGCGGCAGTCGCGGTTGATGTTGCCGAGGCCCCCGTCGTTGCGCTCATCAGCGCTGATATGGCTATAGCGAACTCGCAGGTGCGATATGAGTCCTCCTGCTCACGCACGGACTGTCGGAGTTACTCGCTCTGCCATCCCGACGGCATCATCGAGAAGGGAAAGTATATTGTCGGAGAGGTCCTCGGCAACGCGCCCGAGATCTGCGAGCGGGGCCGCTCCTTAAAACTTGTGGAACTTCGGCCGGTCTGA